From the genome of Nitrospinota bacterium, one region includes:
- a CDS encoding YggU family protein, which yields MALSVKAEGGGSSFRVHVAPRASKSQIAGVHNDALKIRLAAPPVDGAANDELVKYLAKHFGVPRSAVAIISGHASRNKLVRIQGVAPGDVLAAAKA from the coding sequence ATGGCGCTTTCGGTGAAGGCGGAGGGGGGCGGGTCGAGCTTTCGCGTTCACGTGGCTCCGCGCGCGTCAAAATCGCAGATCGCCGGTGTTCACAACGACGCCCTGAAAATACGCCTTGCCGCACCACCGGTGGACGGAGCGGCCAATGACGAACTGGTAAAATATCTCGCCAAACATTTCGGCGTGCCGCGCTCCGCGGTGGCGATAATCTCCGGCCACGCGTCCAGGAACAAGCTGGTGAGGATCCAGGGGGTGGCGCCCGGCGACGTCCTTGCCGCCGCAAAAGCATAG
- a CDS encoding YggT family protein, protein MYVLGNFILAAAQVLNIALTLYMWIVIIRALITWVNPDPHNPIVTFLRRATDPVLEPISRALPPMGGMDFSPLVLIMAIYFIQTFAVRTLMQFGYSLSGSM, encoded by the coding sequence ATGTACGTCCTTGGCAATTTCATTCTGGCGGCGGCGCAGGTGCTGAACATAGCGCTGACTTTATACATGTGGATCGTCATAATCCGGGCGTTGATCACCTGGGTCAATCCCGATCCGCACAATCCCATCGTCACTTTCCTGCGCCGCGCCACGGATCCCGTGCTCGAGCCTATATCAAGGGCGCTGCCGCCGATGGGGGGGATGGACTTTTCACCGCTGGTCCTCATCATGGCCATTTACTTCATCCAGACTTTCGCGGTCAGGACCCTTATGCAGTTCGGATATTCGTTAAGCGGCTCGATGTGA
- a CDS encoding sugar phosphate isomerase/epimerase: MNQAPVGVSTCWLSRSVTDGGQIARRLKDIGATAAELDFRLSRATLDQAVEAFARLGVKILSVHAVCPAPDNKTARNIAERASISSSDETERKTGVEDVISTMRLAAGLGASCVVVHCGKTPMERVTPALQRMFDEGTLGGTDGAKFINDIKIKRLRSRGATFEMLMRSLSEIAEAAEALNVNVGLENRYYMEEYPNYEELAVIFQRLEGSRIRYWHDTGHAQAQENLGLISHEALLKEFSGVMEGMHIHDVRGYTDHYAPPAGGVDFGMVEKYTRPDTMRILELRGDVGEREAAAGLEWIKARRTECKP, translated from the coding sequence GTGAATCAGGCGCCTGTCGGCGTTTCAACCTGCTGGCTGTCGCGCTCCGTCACGGACGGGGGGCAGATCGCCCGGCGGCTGAAGGACATCGGGGCCACCGCCGCCGAGCTGGACTTCAGGCTTTCCCGCGCAACACTGGACCAGGCTGTGGAGGCTTTTGCCAGACTAGGCGTAAAAATCCTTTCGGTCCACGCCGTCTGTCCGGCTCCTGATAATAAGACGGCCCGCAATATCGCCGAGAGGGCCTCGATCAGCTCTTCCGATGAAACGGAGCGCAAAACCGGGGTGGAGGACGTGATTTCCACCATGCGGCTTGCGGCGGGGCTTGGGGCCAGTTGTGTTGTGGTCCACTGCGGCAAGACGCCGATGGAAAGGGTGACGCCGGCGCTACAACGCATGTTCGATGAAGGAACGCTCGGGGGGACGGACGGGGCGAAGTTCATCAACGATATTAAGATTAAGAGGCTAAGGTCCCGAGGGGCCACTTTTGAAATGCTCATGCGAAGCCTAAGCGAAATAGCGGAGGCCGCCGAGGCGCTGAACGTGAACGTGGGGCTGGAGAACAGGTATTACATGGAGGAATACCCCAATTACGAGGAGCTTGCCGTGATATTCCAAAGGCTGGAAGGGAGCCGCATAAGATACTGGCACGACACGGGCCACGCCCAGGCCCAGGAGAATCTGGGACTGATTTCGCACGAGGCGTTGCTAAAAGAATTTTCAGGGGTGATGGAGGGGATGCACATTCACGACGTGCGCGGATACACCGATCATTACGCCCCCCCAGCGGGAGGCGTGGACTTTGGGATGGTGGAAAAATATACAAGGCCGGACACCATGCGCATACTTGAACTGCGCGGGGACGTTGGAGAACGTGAAGCGGCGGCGGGGCTTGAATGGATCAAAGCCAGACGGACGGAATGCAAGCCGTGA
- a CDS encoding DUF3568 family protein encodes MKKILALLLAAQTLTGCFWLVAGGAGAAGAYVWSHGNLTRHYQQPFETTWEGTMHALRVMDLPVVDSKKDKYDGVIKAKMPGGRDKLIVSLERWTDRETRVTVRAGALGDKAFSERAHEEIAKALR; translated from the coding sequence ATGAAAAAAATCCTGGCGCTTCTTCTTGCCGCGCAGACGCTCACCGGATGTTTTTGGCTGGTGGCGGGCGGGGCCGGGGCCGCGGGCGCGTATGTCTGGAGCCATGGCAACCTCACCCGGCACTACCAACAGCCGTTTGAGACCACATGGGAAGGGACCATGCACGCGTTGCGCGTGATGGACCTGCCGGTGGTGGACAGCAAAAAGGACAAATATGACGGGGTCATCAAGGCCAAAATGCCCGGCGGCAGGGACAAGCTGATAGTCAGCCTCGAACGCTGGACGGACAGGGAAACGAGGGTGACCGTGCGGGCCGGGGCCTTGGGGGACAAGGCGTTTTCCGAGAGGGCGCACGAAGAAATAGCCAAGGCATTAAGGTGA
- the proC gene encoding pyrroline-5-carboxylate reductase: protein MIGNRKIAFIGAGFMGGAIIRGLVRAKSVKGESLMAADPREGALKELARETGIKVTTDNAEAVSFADIVVLATKPQVLKSVVEPLGRKIGKKKLVISIAAGVRADSLLSWIGSGARVVRAMPNMPATVGEGATAICPAGAADAMDIASARLLFDCVGETVLVDEKMMDAVTGLSGSGPAFVFMFLEAMIDAGVRCGLPRDAARALAAQTLYGAAKMAKTGGEHPAALKDRVTSPGGTTIAGLAVLEDEGFRGAVIRAVEEAAGRSRELGS from the coding sequence ATGATAGGGAACAGGAAAATAGCTTTTATCGGCGCGGGCTTTATGGGTGGCGCCATTATCCGGGGGCTTGTGCGCGCAAAATCGGTCAAGGGTGAAAGCCTGATGGCGGCGGACCCGCGGGAGGGGGCCTTAAAAGAGCTTGCCCGGGAGACGGGGATAAAGGTGACCACGGACAACGCCGAGGCCGTATCCTTCGCCGATATAGTTGTGCTGGCCACCAAGCCCCAGGTTTTGAAAAGCGTGGTGGAGCCTTTGGGGCGCAAGATAGGCAAAAAGAAACTGGTGATATCCATCGCCGCGGGAGTCCGCGCCGATTCGCTGCTTTCATGGATAGGTTCCGGGGCGCGTGTCGTGCGGGCCATGCCCAACATGCCCGCCACGGTGGGCGAGGGCGCCACGGCCATATGCCCGGCGGGCGCGGCGGACGCGATGGACATAGCTTCGGCGCGGCTGCTTTTCGACTGCGTCGGCGAGACTGTTCTGGTGGACGAGAAAATGATGGACGCGGTGACCGGCCTTTCAGGCTCCGGCCCGGCGTTCGTTTTCATGTTTTTAGAGGCGATGATAGACGCCGGTGTGCGGTGCGGCCTGCCGAGGGACGCCGCCCGGGCCCTTGCCGCCCAGACCCTTTACGGCGCCGCGAAGATGGCCAAGACCGGAGGCGAGCATCCCGCCGCGCTCAAGGACAGGGTCACATCGCCCGGCGGCACCACCATAGCCGGCCTTGCCGTGCTGGAGGACGAGGGGTTCCGCGGCGCGGTGATAAGGGCCGTGGAAGAGGCCGCCGGAAGATCGCGGGAACTGGGCTCATAA
- a CDS encoding GspH/FimT family pseudopilin, translating to MVELMIVIAIIGILSGLSTISMSRAFPRLRMEGAANEVNAHMQFARFESARRNRPVIVRFDSVGSDTLSGVSVYVDENRSGSVDGADTLAKSINIPAKYPKAYILSSQDGSATAVSTVVFGSDGSIKGINGTTSSGTMPVKITVDSQVTTSPSQYRVDAGRSGIAKIAAVP from the coding sequence ATGGTGGAGCTGATGATCGTCATTGCGATCATCGGGATACTGTCGGGTTTGTCCACGATAAGCATGAGCCGCGCCTTTCCCAGGCTGCGAATGGAAGGGGCGGCAAACGAGGTGAACGCGCATATGCAGTTCGCCAGGTTCGAGTCGGCCAGGAGGAACAGGCCGGTGATCGTGCGGTTTGACAGCGTTGGCAGCGACACTCTGTCCGGCGTGTCGGTGTATGTGGACGAGAACCGCAGCGGATCTGTTGACGGGGCGGACACTCTTGCCAAAAGTATCAACATCCCCGCCAAATATCCGAAAGCGTACATACTCTCTTCCCAGGACGGTTCCGCGACGGCCGTGTCAACCGTCGTATTTGGCTCGGACGGGTCCATCAAGGGAATCAACGGGACAACTTCCAGCGGCACAATGCCGGTGAAAATCACGGTGGACAGCCAGGTGACAACGTCGCCGAGCCAGTACCGGGTGGACGCGGGAAGGTCGGGGATAGCGAAAATAGCAGCTGTTCCCTGA
- a CDS encoding YggS family pyridoxal phosphate-dependent enzyme: MAIAGNLAAVRRSIAEAAARSGRSPESVTLVAVTKAVGIEAALEAVKAGAMDLGESRVQEARRKHDAIGAGAVWHMIGPLQTNKVKYCPGLFSLIHSLDRIELIVELSRRFQSAGVVAEGLLEINVSGEPGKSGCAPERAVEILKTAAGLGGVRIRGVMTVPPYSEDPENSRQYFRRLREMSKELASLGLDHVSMDIISAGMSNDFAVAIEEGSTMVRVGTAIFGERSR, translated from the coding sequence ATCGCGATAGCCGGGAATCTCGCGGCCGTGCGCCGTTCCATAGCCGAAGCGGCGGCAAGAAGCGGCCGCTCGCCTGAGTCTGTGACGCTGGTGGCGGTGACAAAGGCTGTGGGAATAGAAGCGGCCTTGGAGGCGGTCAAGGCCGGCGCGATGGATCTTGGCGAGTCCCGGGTGCAGGAAGCCCGAAGGAAACATGACGCCATAGGCGCCGGGGCCGTCTGGCACATGATAGGGCCGCTTCAGACGAACAAGGTGAAATACTGCCCCGGCCTGTTTTCATTGATCCACTCGCTGGACAGGATCGAGCTTATCGTGGAGCTTTCACGCCGTTTCCAGAGCGCGGGCGTGGTGGCCGAGGGGCTTTTGGAGATAAACGTATCCGGCGAGCCCGGGAAATCCGGGTGCGCTCCGGAGCGGGCGGTTGAAATTCTCAAGACGGCGGCGGGACTTGGCGGCGTGAGGATCAGGGGGGTGATGACTGTGCCCCCATACAGCGAAGACCCCGAAAACTCCCGCCAGTATTTCAGGCGGCTGCGTGAAATGTCGAAAGAACTGGCCAGCCTTGGACTTGATCACGTGAGCATGGATATAATATCCGCTGGCATGTCAAACGACTTTGCCGTGGCGATTGAAGAAGGAAGCACCATGGTCCGGGTGGGCACGGCCATATTCGGCGAAAGGAGCCGGTGA